TGGATCTTACAGGAACTTGCAAACATGTCTCTTTAGACTTCTacaaaaagtttgttggaatttaaAGAGGGATGTTGGAGAGCAACCCATAGAATTTTTGGTGGCCCCATTCCTTCGATCCGAAGGGCTTCTATAGAAAAAAAAACCAATGGATTGAAATCCTACAAAATCGTATAAAAATCCTTCATCCCAAAGGGCCCCTTGATGTACGTTTTACTCAGTAGTTGAACTGACAGCGTGTGTTTTCAAGTTAAAATGGTAGCAGGCACTAAATAGTAAAACACTTATTTTTCAGGGAAGTACATCACATCAATTTGCTGGAGCCCTGATGGTAAAATAGTAGCACTTGGTACAGAAGATGGTTTTGTTCTTTTGCATGATGTTGAGGTGTGTATGCTGAAAGCAATGGGTAGAAATTATAGATGCCTTCCTTTTTGTTGCCGGACATTTTTTTCATACTTCATGCAAACCTGAACTCTGCATGGTTCCTTATAATTTTCTAATGACACAGTTCTCGTTTTGACCTTCATAACTTTTGACTTTTATGTATGGAATTATTAGGAGATCACTGGGGGCACATGCTCCCAAGGATCTCTGAGACAACTATGTGCATACATAAAGGCATCTGGATCTTCCATAAAAATAGTATAATGAAGTGGTTAGTTTATGCTAAAACCAGACACATTGACACAGCACATTTTGAATTGCTTTATTTTCTGTTGAGCACCATTTCTAATTTGCAATCTGTTGCAGTTTCATTATAACTGAATTTGCAATATCATTTTTTTTATCATTGTGTGTTATTAGTTATTGTAAAAACTCCTTATATGATCTCGAAGATTGTAACATAAGTACATAATCTATATTTTGTTTTGACTCTTGTGCAatttgtgattttgtattactctTCAAACAATCTTGCATGCTATTACAGTTTACTTGTTACTTATATTTACTTTACCACTTCGTGTATGTATAAATATCGTGAGTGCTAATCGCAGAATGGGAAGATGTTACGAAGTATAAAATCTCACGATGTTGCCATTGTATGTCTGAATTGGGCAGAAGATGAACCGCTATCAAGGgtatatttattccttttaaaaaCATTTACTATATTTACTCAAAATATTATTCGTCAAATCACATATAGCTTGCATCTTATTGAAAACTATTCAGTGAAACTTGCAACTGGAGATGATCAACTGCATGAATTGCGCACTTACTGAGAATAGTATAGGGTTTCAGTGAATAAGTTCTTTACTAGAGTTCTctgctatttatttatttttgaccaTGGAGCCCTCTGCTAATTACTGCAGACTGACAAGGCAGACTTGCTATCTTATGAAGACCGCACTACACGTTTCTTTCCTCCTGCTCCCGTGATGCCTAGGATAGGTGGGCTCAATTCGGGAGATACTGGTCTTGCGGATGATAATGAAGAAGCCATTCAGGCATTTTCAAGTGCTTCATGTCAACGTTTTAATATTCTGTGCACTGGTGATAAAGATGGTTGCATTTGCTTCAgtatttttggaatatttccagttGGAAAGATAGTAAGTAAACACAATAACTGAATGCTCTACATTTACAGTCAATATAATCAGCCATGCATGCTTTCTTCTGATTCTCAAGGTTGTTCTTATCATTAATACCCTTTTGTTACTTTGACAGCAAGACTCGTATACCTTGACAGTAAATATGATATTATGAAATAGTTATTTCTGTAATATTTTTATGATCTATGGATATTGACAAACTGTTGCCTACCTTTTGTCTTTGTAAATCATTAGTTCTGGGGCATACCCTGACAGTAATGTGTTCATTGTTGATATTTCAGAACATAAATAAGGTTCCAATCCATGTACAATCCTCTGGAAAAAGAACTAGCTACCGACTTCAGGATGTTTCCATAAGCAAGGTCATTAATTCTTCACTTGTTAGGTTATTATGCATGTGTCAGTCTGCTGGATATGATATTCTGAGCAATAGTTGTTCTTAATATCAGGTCTCTTTATCAAGAAATCTCCATCAGTTGGTTCTTCTGTGCTCCGGAAAGCTGATTAATACTGACAACCTTTCTCTCAGTAATGATATTTCTGTTGGGGTACATTGTTTGCACCTTGATACCTCTATCTTTTCCAACAGGTAACATACCAATTCCATTGCCTTTTAATGCCTTCTGTCCTTGTTCCGAAACCATATTCTTCTTGTGGTCTTGTATGAAAACAAAAATAGATCCACACAAGGTGCTAGAATAACACATTCACTGGCACCTAAATGGTTGAACTCTGACAGTCCAATTGACGGATCTTAATAACTAATTATTTTCATTGGCCAAGTGTAAATATCTTAGGCTTCTGTTGTTCCCTAAATATAGCAGCAGTATTTCAGTACTAAAGTTTGTAAGGATATTGACTGGTGTGCTGCTCCTACTAAAactcaataaagattttcttaTTCTGTTTGTCTTGTCACCAATAAATGTTGTAAAGGAAAAATGAGCTACATCAGGTGTCTCAACAAGCGTCAAGTATTCAAGATCTGGTCGAAGTTGTCCGTGCTTCCATATCTATGATGTCCAAACAATGGTCGAATGCTATGAACTTATTTCATGAGAAATTTAGTGCCCTGCCTTCTCTGCTTACTGCCAATGGTATGATTGATTTCTTTTGAATCCATAACCATCACGAATCACATACCTTTATTTTTCTACGTTGGTCTAAGTTTTTGACTGTTTACAGGGATGGAATCTAGCTCCGAGGATGAGTTTATGAGCCTTTTGTTTGGGACACATACAAGTCCGGCTCTACATCAATTTCTAGTCAACTCTCTTGGTGAAGCGGTATTTATTGCTACTGCCATAACTTGCATACCTTCTTTTCTTAAATAACCTGTCTAAACTTGTTATTTTATATATGATAGGGTCTCAAGAGGATAGCTAAGACTATTGAAAGTGCTGGAAAGGAACTTCGTATTGTTGTCAGTGAGCATCTTCAGGTCAGCTACTACATGCTGATGCCACAGCAACATATTATTGGTACTATTGTCTGTATTTTTGGTTCACTTCTAATGGAtagtccctccgtcccataatataagagcgttttttgacactacactagtgtacacaacgctcttatattatggggcgGAGGGAGTACTATAGAGTTTGTTAGGCAACTTCATGTCTTTCTGCTACAATTAGTTAAATTGTTAGTGTTTTACTAGTTAGGTGACTCAGTTATAAAAACAAAGTTAGGTGACTCAAACCAGGAAGAACTGTCAGTATTGGTTGAATACCATAGTCATTTCTTCCTTTATATCACAACATTAAAGTCATAGCTCACTAATTGGAGGTCAACCCATCTTgtttggctagactaaacatgtATTATACCTGTAACCTGTTTCAAGTTTCTGTAATTAAAATTGAGTTGCATGCTAATATATTCTTTATTTATAGCCTGCAGTAGAAATTATTTCATTCAGACTTGCAGAACTGAGAGGTCTTGCAAGATGGCGTTCACGATTTCAGAACATTGGGTTAGATGAAAAGCTTATGGATGGTGTAACTGAGAGGGCAGGGATGCTAGTTGTGCAAGTTGAGCGCTTTTCAAGGGTTGCAGCAACTGTTCTTTATCTGGTATACTTTAATTTTTCTTGCTTCATGTTTCTCAAATTTTGTTGAAAATTGGGACTTGTGTCATCTTAAAATGAGGCTCCTTCCTGAACAAGTGCGCATACCATTTCCCCCCACCCTTTTTTTTTTGCATATTCAGTTATGGTTACTGATAATGATGTACCTTTGCGAAGTTATCATGTAGTAACTTTCATTGATTCATTGACTTTCCAGTTTCAAAATTTCTTCAGCTGGGTTTTGAAGTGTGTTAAGATATTGTTAAGTGAACCAACCGACCAAGTTCCATCCACAAACAGGTTTATGTCTTTCTTTCCTGTTGTCCTCTTCATTCTCATGGCATGAACTTTGTTACTAACTAGCAGGGGATCATCTTCTTTAGTGAACTTGTGGTGATTTTTCTGAagtttcttcttgacaaagatcCAATCAAACAGTTACTTGAAACAGATCAGATATTTGAGTGGGATATGTAAGTAgcatgtcagttgttgttttatgtttgttattgatttctTGGTCTTTATTTACACTATCTGTATAGATTTGAAGATTTGTGGTACCTATTtgcaagttactattcacacattTATAAACATAGGTGCATGGTTATTTATATGCCCGGATGGGTTGTACTATTGTATACTATGGAAGTTTTCGTAGATGCAGTTTGAAATTTCTTGTATACTGCGTGTCTTGGCGTTGCTAACTGCATGACTTATTTTTcaagaaaaaacataaaaaatcaTTCCTGCATGTATGTACCTTTGTACTGTGGTAGTTTTTAGCATTGCTTTCATAGATTCGAAGATTTATGGTACCTATTCCCAAGTTGTGATGGTGTGTTGCTATGTTATTTAATTGTGTTGAACACACTTTTTCAGTGATACTGCGAAACATGTTGAGCAGCTAGTAGTTTTTGGAGGATTTACAGACACTCAATTTTTGGAGAGGAGTTTGGCCAAGCAATTTAGCGAGTTGGAAGAAAGGTAAATCATTTTATTGCTTAAAATTATTTGCCAGTACATGCGTCTCGACTCAATGTACCGTCAGTCAAATCTTTGTGTATTCACTTTCTACAGACAGAATAACTTTAAACATGTTCCTTGTTACTTAAAAATAAATGTTCCTTCTGCAAAGCAGTTTTATGCTATGCTAACAACTCTATATCCCATTTTTTAGCTTGAAGGAGGCTTTCTTGATGCCATTCACTACTATATCTTCACAAATACATTGTCAAGGATTGCTTCCTCTTTATCCTGTTACATCGTCCGGTGCCTTGTCATCAACCAGTACTCCAGCATCAATTGCGTTCTATAAGGTTTATGTTCTCTTTGGTGGTCCCAATGTGAACATACTTGTTGCTTATTTCCATGTTTTCCTTCAACTTATTCTGTACATGCGCATTGGGTCCATGACCTGTTGCTTTTCAAAGTCCTAACTGATTACTCAAAATGGCAGGATAAAGATTCTCAGCATAATGCTTCTTCATATAGCTCGACTGACTATATATGCTTCAAGATACCTGATGGATCGTTAAATTTAAGAAATTTCGTTGCTGTGATAAAGGACTTCTGCAGCTCACGTAGTACCTCCAGCATACCATCACTTTCTGGTTTTCTGTTGCATATACCTGTTGAATACGAGTGTGTTGATCTGTCTCTTTACAAGGTATTCACTGTTACAATTATTGAGGCAATAGTTTGCTTTTGTAAAGCACTTTGCATATCTTAGAAAAGAAAACGGTTATTCACAGGACAACCAGGTGGTTTTACTACTTAGTGGAAAGTCCAGTTCTGAAAGTGCCGGGAGATCTTGGATGGTTATGCTGCAGACAGAGAACCTCTCTTTTTCACAGCTCTCAAGAACATTCCCTGCAAATTACTACAATCTCCAAGAATTGGAGGTACGGATATTCTTCAATGAGATGTGTAAATAAACAAAAAATAAGTTACTACACAAAATAAATTAGCCACATTAGTAGTAATTAATCACCGCAACAAGATAAACGAAACTGCACTGGTCTGTAAATTGGTCCATTGACAAGGAGATGCTTGTTGAAGCCGACTTTACTTTTTTGCTGGCAAATGGTAGTTGCTCTAATTTCCTGCCATGAACATGTATAGGCGCTGGAACTTCAATTGGATACAGATTATGGAAAAGTTCGTAGCATCCCTCACCCTTTATCGACTCCGCTGGCAGTCAGTGGTAGGTCGAGTGTTTATTTCTGCACGCGATTTTTAGTTGGTATTCATTTCACATAACAAGTAATGGCTGGAGCTCGCTTTTCCCCAATGTTTACAGCCTCAAGAGGAGTGGCTTGTGTCTTCTCGTCGCGGAGGCATGCTTTGGTCTATATCCTCgatgaggacgaagacgaggatgaagatgaaggttcTGAGATGGAGTGACCGTGGTACAACACCAGCAGCTTCATGTCGCCATTTAGCAGAAAAGGTTGTGGAATTGCACTATGCTCTGATGAAAACAGAGCATAAGTAGCTGCCAGTCACAATGAGCAACCTGCGGCCATGATCACTGGGAGACTAATGCAAGACATGCTGTAACTTTCTTTCCTTCTATCCCCATGGCTATGCGAATGCATGTTCTGATTTTGATTTCTGAAGATGTGTTTGATCACCCAGTTGCTGCAGCTAAAAGGTGGTGGTACCGGCACCGGCTTGGTCAGGCCCGAAACTCACATTTGGGGTGTACATCTGCAGAGTGAACTTAGGACGGTACTCTGTAAATTTGGTGTTGTAACAGAAATTTTGTACCTAGTTTTGCTGTTAATTGTgttaaaaaaatagttttgctGTTAATTGTGTGAAGTTGGTGTGTTGATAAGTTACTATGCATGGTTGAGCTTTTATGTAACATCAGAACAGGACTGAAGCGAAGTCATCTTGCATTTGCCAGCTCACTCGTTTACAGCTTTGAAGTGAAGTCATCTTGGCATTTACCAGTTCACAGCTTTGAACGTCTCGCAACCTTGTAGCAACAAATTGCATCTCTATTTCTACCTCGCTTTGCAGCACTCGTGTGGTTGGCCTCATCCTTCACATGCGCGTCAACACCAATTAAATGAGTTGATGGTTACAAGGAGTGTGGTTTGCCCTTTAGAAGGGTGTACAAAGCCTCTCACTAGGATATCTTTTTGTATGGTAATGTGTAAAGTTTTGTTTCGTGTTGCTCTATATGTTGGTCATGTGATTATTTTTCTATGTTGCAATGTGCTTTCCTAGCTTGGCCTTATGGTGGTGCAGGGATGGAGCCAGCATGCAAGCATAGGGGGGCAAGTTTGTTTATGGAGGGGGCAAAGTTCATATGAAGAGAAATTTTCTGGCTACAACAACCGCTATCATAGTAGAAAAATCAATTTGCTCGTCCCCTCCTAGAATCGTTCCTGTGGTGGTGTTGTACAACAAGGACGAGGGCATTGCCATTTATGATGCTTCACCGTTGGAGCAAGTTGAATGGACAAAGCAATTGGAGTGACATTGTCAAATCTCCGAAAACCGCCAATGCCAAAGGGGCTGAAGTTGGTGATCCAAGCAGTGGAGTTGGAGTAGGGCTTGCATCGACCACTCGTGTGGTGAGGGCAAGGGGGTAGAAATCGGAGAATGAGAAAGAGAAGCGAGAAGTGGCAACCAAGATGACAAACAAGTCGGAGAACATCATGGTGAAGGACGACATGTGCCAAGTGCAATGAGctcaagaaggaaaagaagaagcatGACACGTTCATGAAAATACAAAAGAAGAAGATGGAGCTCCAGTAGAGGGAGCTAGCAGTCGAGAAAGCCTAGGAGGAGCGAAGTTGTTCACTAACTGCGTGGCGACATCTATGCACGCTATGCAGAGAGGACGGGGCAAAAAAGGAGTCATTTGGTTTGGACATCTGGTCCTTTTGTTTGTTTGAGGGATGAGGATTGTGAAACATGTTGCACTTGGACATCCTTATTTGATGGATGTGGATCGTGAAACTTGTTGCATTTGGACATCTGGTGCTTTAAATGTATCGTTTACTATGGGATTGAGTAAATGTGACATAGTGAAGAAAAGAGCGGACCAGACGCATAGGGGATATTGTTGGATGCCCACTAGCCGGTTGGATGTCCGCTCATATGTCCGAACCTGTGTGCACACATTTGAGGACGTATTATAAGTCAGTTTCTCAAACTACAATAAATTATCAGTCATTTTCACTGCAAGCGAGCCATTACAAACTCCTAACAAGCAAAAAAGAGAGATCACACgtagagcgggggggggggggggcaaactttGTTTGTACGTTACAGTTAGCATCACAGAGACAACAAACAGAAATGACAAAAAGTCAAAGCACATGGCCTCTTCTAGCAAATGACTAGCAAGAATAACGTAAATACGGCAATCCATCATCTACCACTAGAGTTCATCAAAGGGCATAAGCCTTGATATATAACCGCCTACTTGTTTGAAACACATAAAAAACAAGTGATAGGTATGAGAAAAATACACAGGTGCTCTCGGGTGCATGCGCATCCTATATATAAAATTAATTTAGTAATTCGAAAAAGGTTCAAAAAAAGTCCATTTTTAATCAAACATGATCAAGTATTCTACTCGTATAAAAAGATTCGCTAGAGAATGACTTTCATTGCATTCTGAATCAAAGATTCAACAAAAACGCTATATACAAATACTATTCATGCCATATCGTCGTTATAAATTTGTTTGTTTTTTGCCCTTATGTCTATGGGATGCATTCTTGGTCAAACTTTTTACATGAGTACAATACTTGAACATATTTGATTCCAAAGaagatttgaatttttttaactTTTCTGAAATTATAGAATTATTTGGCGCATATAGGGTCCACGTGCATCTAAGAGCACCAAATTCAGCTTCATAGGTACGAGCACTACAAAGTCACATATACATAAGCAAACAATGAGTCAACAGACTACCACAATACTGGAAAACACTTAAATCATACTCACCCAAGCAAACATGTTCGTCGGGTTCAGTGTCGTGCCCGTGGTGAACATGACGAGGAATAGGAAGAACACGAgaacattgttgaggaaatcgttaactggtagctgctcggttGGCTGGTGAGTAGGGGTTAGTAGACTAATTAGCAAGTTAACAGACCATTTAATCAGTTAATCGAATGATTTATCAGTTTATCGGCTACTCGTTGACCCTACGAGTACGTATTAATttgcaagttaactggttaatcgaaCGAATTCTTGAAGACAGCACGAGAATAACAAATACAACCCACTATGGTTGTATACAAAACTATATAAATGCTATCAAGTGCTAAAACAATTTTTTAATGACAATTAGCTATAAATTCATTTAGTGGTCACCCATATATCCCAACGCAACTTAAAAATCtaaagctctgataccattttAACTGTCACGTTTCGAGATCAGACCTAGGCGAGACAACCGCCGCGCGCCTATAGTCCAGGGGGTCTATAGTCATTCAAGCCATAATTAAGAAGGCATAAACCAACAATGGATCATAAAAGCTCATATAACAACTTTACAAATTTCTTACATTTACAATAGCTGAATAAATACATTATATTCTCTAGTGGCTTCCTACCCGATGGTCAAGTCTATTCTTGGATGACGACATCTTCCAGACGTGTTTACGTTAATTAGCCACTGCATCTgagaaaaacagaaaataaagaatGAGTACGAGAATCATACTCAGCAAACAGATACTTCACTATTCAACaaggagaatgatgtaatggtgTAGATCAACAGATGAATTGAATCCAAAGGATGAACAAGGTAATAATCATTGGAACATATTTCAATGGAGATGTGTACAATGAATAGCAAGGGCTAcgtggtgtgcagcccgcatgtgcgtcacctttagtcccggtttgtgtctcaaaccaggactaaagtcctctgcctatatatatcggccacagcccccctctcccctcttccttgcatttttcttggatggaagagtgtgggtgtgtgctagctctccatttttcttggatgcactagaggtgtttgttgaaatgtgtgttagagcgatgccgcttcagttcaccgaacacaactacgatatgagatgcccgagccacacttaaacctcttcctctttatttctacttattctaaaaggttagcaactatatttcctcgtttagaccgtgcggtactaatttttaggatcgtgattgtatttgatatactgtcgtataacgcagatgagccatccatggatgtacggtgatcgacgcacagccgcttacagagaaggcgtgcattcttttc
This genomic stretch from Hordeum vulgare subsp. vulgare chromosome 6H, MorexV3_pseudomolecules_assembly, whole genome shotgun sequence harbors:
- the LOC123404004 gene encoding anaphase-promoting complex subunit 4 isoform X1, translating into MAEEQMEEAASSAAASGTPFQLQFDKPIPFQIKLAEWNPEKDLLAMVTDDSKVLLHRFNWQRLWTISPGKYITSICWSPDGKIVALGTEDGFVLLHDVENGKMLRSIKSHDVAIVCLNWAEDEPLSRTDKADLLSYEDRTTRFFPPAPVMPRIGGLNSGDTGLADDNEEAIQAFSSASCQRFNILCTGDKDGCICFSIFGIFPVGKININKVPIHVQSSGKRTSYRLQDVSISKVSLSRNLHQLVLLCSGKLINTDNLSLSNDISVGVHCLHLDTSIFSNRKNELHQVSQQASSIQDLVEVVRASISMMSKQWSNAMNLFHEKFSALPSLLTANGMESSSEDEFMSLLFGTHTSPALHQFLVNSLGEAGLKRIAKTIESAGKELRIVVSEHLQPAVEIISFRLAELRGLARWRSRFQNIGLDEKLMDGVTERAGMLVVQVERFSRVAATVLYLFQNFFSWVLKCVKILLSEPTDQVPSTNSELVVIFLKFLLDKDPIKQLLETDQIFEWDIDTAKHVEQLVVFGGFTDTQFLERSLAKQFSELEESLKEAFLMPFTTISSQIHCQGLLPLYPVTSSGALSSTSTPASIAFYKDKDSQHNASSYSSTDYICFKIPDGSLNLRNFVAVIKDFCSSRSTSSIPSLSGFLLHIPVEYECVDLSLYKDNQVVLLLSGKSSSESAGRSWMVMLQTENLSFSQLSRTFPANYYNLQELEALELQLDTDYGKVRSIPHPLSTPLAVSASRGVACVFSSRRHALVYILDEDEDEDEDEGSEME
- the LOC123404004 gene encoding anaphase-promoting complex subunit 4 isoform X2, with translation MAEEQMEEAASSAAASGTPFQLQFDKPIPFQIKLAEWNPEKDLLAMVTDDSKVLLHRFNWQRLWTISPGKYITSICWSPDGKIVALGTEDGFVLLHDVENGKMLRSIKSHDVAIVCLNWAEDEPLSRTDKADLLSYEDRTTRFFPPAPVMPRIGGLNSGDTGLADDNEEAIQAFSSASCQRFNILCTGDKDGCICFSIFGIFPVGKININKVPIHVQSSGKRTSYRLQDVSISKVSLSRNLHQLVLLCSGKLINTDNLSLSNDISVGVHCLHLDTSIFSNRKNELHQVSQQASSIQDLVEVVRASISMMSKQWSNAMNLFHEKFSALPSLLTANGMESSSEDEFMSLLFGTHTSPALHQFLVNSLGEAGLKRIAKTIESAGKELRIVVSEHLQPAVEIISFRLAELRGLARWRSRFQNIGLDEKLMDGVTERAGMLVVQVERFSRVAATVLYLGIIFFSELVVIFLKFLLDKDPIKQLLETDQIFEWDIDTAKHVEQLVVFGGFTDTQFLERSLAKQFSELEESLKEAFLMPFTTISSQIHCQGLLPLYPVTSSGALSSTSTPASIAFYKDKDSQHNASSYSSTDYICFKIPDGSLNLRNFVAVIKDFCSSRSTSSIPSLSGFLLHIPVEYECVDLSLYKDNQVVLLLSGKSSSESAGRSWMVMLQTENLSFSQLSRTFPANYYNLQELEALELQLDTDYGKVRSIPHPLSTPLAVSASRGVACVFSSRRHALVYILDEDEDEDEDEGSEME
- the LOC123404004 gene encoding anaphase-promoting complex subunit 4 isoform X3, translated to MTPRFSSIASIGNGCGLYPLNGKMLRSIKSHDVAIVCLNWAEDEPLSRTDKADLLSYEDRTTRFFPPAPVMPRIGGLNSGDTGLADDNEEAIQAFSSASCQRFNILCTGDKDGCICFSIFGIFPVGKININKVPIHVQSSGKRTSYRLQDVSISKVSLSRNLHQLVLLCSGKLINTDNLSLSNDISVGVHCLHLDTSIFSNRKNELHQVSQQASSIQDLVEVVRASISMMSKQWSNAMNLFHEKFSALPSLLTANGMESSSEDEFMSLLFGTHTSPALHQFLVNSLGEAGLKRIAKTIESAGKELRIVVSEHLQPAVEIISFRLAELRGLARWRSRFQNIGLDEKLMDGVTERAGMLVVQVERFSRVAATVLYLFQNFFSWVLKCVKILLSEPTDQVPSTNSELVVIFLKFLLDKDPIKQLLETDQIFEWDIDTAKHVEQLVVFGGFTDTQFLERSLAKQFSELEESLKEAFLMPFTTISSQIHCQGLLPLYPVTSSGALSSTSTPASIAFYKDKDSQHNASSYSSTDYICFKIPDGSLNLRNFVAVIKDFCSSRSTSSIPSLSGFLLHIPVEYECVDLSLYKDNQVVLLLSGKSSSESAGRSWMVMLQTENLSFSQLSRTFPANYYNLQELEALELQLDTDYGKVRSIPHPLSTPLAVSASRGVACVFSSRRHALVYILDEDEDEDEDEGSEME